CTTCCGGTAGGAGGCCGCCGGGTCCTCCGAGTGCGTCTCGGAGTTGTGGTCGAAAGTGACCACGGGGGTGCGTGCGGCTGTCTCGGTCATCGTCGCGTTCCTTCGTCCTCGGGTCGATCACGGGGTCGATCTGGGGTCTTCCGCCGAATGTGATCATGGTTATACTCGATTGCGACGATGTCAACCGCATCACACTCGGACGGACCCCCAGGAGATCGCCATGCACGTGAAGGTCGACGACGACCGTTGCCAGGGCCACGGCCTCTGCCGCATCAGCGCCCCGGACCTCTTCTTCGCCCGCGAGGAGGACGGCAACGCCTACGTGAAGAGCGAGACCGTGCCCCCCGGCCGCGAGGACGACGCGGCGATGGCGGCCGACAGCTGCCCCGAGCTCGCCATCGAGGTCGA
This Nocardioides alkalitolerans DNA region includes the following protein-coding sequences:
- a CDS encoding ferredoxin, whose protein sequence is MHVKVDDDRCQGHGLCRISAPDLFFAREEDGNAYVKSETVPPGREDDAAMAADSCPELAIEVD